Proteins encoded by one window of Petrotoga sibirica DSM 13575:
- a CDS encoding 50S ribosomal protein L11 methyltransferase, translating into MDKYYEYVYELEPNEEEKIIDQFIKYGFNSFYIEEDVESSQTFLKIYVKTEEQIKDILDLFSMFGLKLLSKKITEESKWLEEWKKTIDFFQLIDGVWVNPFSDKKVEKSGIVLNVIPGSAFGTGLHSTTKLAAELLRKVDCRDKDVIDIGTGSGILSVLAKKIGANRVCALDNDNLAIEKAEEIAILNNVDIEIRLSDLLNVVGENESFDILVSNIVAEVLIQLMKDPKFDKVLKENGIVIFSGIIESKEKSIMEQAKEVDLVLKDRMEDGCWIALMFQKKI; encoded by the coding sequence ATGGATAAATATTACGAGTATGTATATGAATTAGAACCTAACGAAGAAGAAAAGATAATAGATCAGTTCATAAAATATGGATTTAATTCCTTTTACATAGAGGAAGATGTAGAAAGTTCCCAAACATTTTTGAAGATTTATGTCAAGACAGAAGAGCAAATCAAAGATATTTTGGATTTGTTTTCTATGTTTGGCTTAAAATTACTTTCTAAGAAAATTACTGAAGAATCAAAATGGTTAGAAGAATGGAAAAAAACAATAGATTTTTTTCAACTTATAGATGGGGTCTGGGTAAATCCTTTTTCTGATAAAAAAGTAGAAAAATCTGGAATAGTATTGAACGTAATACCGGGCAGTGCCTTTGGTACAGGATTACATTCAACAACGAAACTGGCAGCTGAACTTTTAAGAAAAGTTGACTGTAGAGACAAAGATGTTATTGACATAGGAACAGGAAGTGGGATACTATCGGTTTTAGCCAAAAAGATTGGAGCTAACCGTGTGTGTGCTTTAGATAATGATAATTTGGCAATAGAAAAAGCTGAAGAAATAGCCATTTTAAACAATGTTGATATTGAGATAAGATTATCCGATTTATTAAACGTAGTGGGAGAAAATGAAAGTTTTGATATATTAGTTTCTAATATTGTGGCTGAAGTATTGATTCAGTTAATGAAAGATCCTAAATTTGATAAAGTACTTAAAGAAAATGGAATTGTCATCTTTTCTGGTATAATTGAGAGTAAAGAGAAATCTATTATGGAGCAAGCAAAAGAAGTCGATTTAGTGTTGAAAGATAGGATGGAGGATGGTTGTTGGATAGCTTTGATGTTTCAAAAGAAGATTTAA
- the uvrC gene encoding excinuclease ABC subunit UvrC, with amino-acid sequence MDSFDVSKEDLKIIEKQLGRIVSNVLNVEKRCIYGYPQVIKSFPLKDGKPFPTLYWLTCPYLVEEVSKLEAQGRITEIEKIIQNDPELKMQMILAHKEEIEKRMKILEGELNSLSKNIIKKLKETGIGGIKNFSTIKCLHLHYASYLSRENNPVGKIVDSYISKKYCDDKRCENLMPLNVWRRNNPLIDRSIIKNIPKKPGVYIFKNNKGDPIYIGKAKNLKNRVSSYFNKKNYIGNEKTYEMLEKATNFDYILTSNENQAFILEANLIYAHKPKYNIMLKDTRVYPYILVTDEQFPKIKYVRTKKEEKGKYYGPYSDVKFVKDVIEVLQSVYKIRSCDRDLSRKSKPCFLYHLGRCYGPCYKDVDEKAYQESVEKVKKVLSGDIAEVKNYLQKSMKDYAKIKNYEKAAQMRDTLFKLENLFEEVAVEYQNGKNIDIIMYESPVYLVLIVRKGYLISKLSFTMEGTLEDFLYQYYIVRKNEPPSLISTLYNEEISPEILAFLKEKGLKRIEKIGKNSKIYEMAYANLQEEIKRQKDLSYALKQAKEILSLKKEPKIIEGIDISHLQGLYTVASLVRFENGKPNKEGYRKYRLDNIKAPDDFESIRTVIKRRYQKHELPDLLFIDGGKGQVNSAVEALKEIGYSLKDVDVVGIAKEDERIVFPGEMDDLHLSLDHPVLRLLIYVRDETHRFAIGFNRSLRSKRFEKTKLDDIYGIGPKRKKELIKHFGGVQKVLEASTEEISKVVKSEKIAKRIKESLGEK; translated from the coding sequence TTGGATAGCTTTGATGTTTCAAAAGAAGATTTAAAAATAATTGAAAAACAATTAGGACGTATTGTTAGTAATGTGTTAAATGTAGAAAAAAGATGCATATATGGCTATCCTCAAGTAATAAAGAGTTTTCCTTTAAAAGATGGAAAACCTTTTCCGACTCTTTATTGGTTAACATGTCCTTATCTAGTGGAAGAAGTATCAAAATTGGAAGCTCAGGGAAGAATAACTGAAATAGAAAAAATTATACAAAATGATCCAGAATTAAAAATGCAAATGATTCTTGCTCACAAAGAAGAGATTGAAAAAAGAATGAAGATATTAGAGGGAGAATTAAATTCTCTATCTAAAAATATAATAAAGAAACTAAAAGAAACAGGAATAGGTGGAATAAAGAATTTTTCTACTATAAAGTGTTTACATTTACACTATGCATCTTATTTAAGTAGGGAAAACAATCCCGTAGGGAAAATAGTGGATAGTTATATAAGTAAGAAATATTGTGACGACAAAAGATGCGAAAATCTGATGCCCCTTAACGTATGGAGGCGAAACAACCCATTGATAGACAGGTCAATTATAAAAAATATCCCTAAAAAACCAGGTGTATATATTTTTAAAAACAATAAAGGTGATCCAATATATATAGGTAAAGCCAAAAACCTAAAAAATAGAGTTTCTTCATATTTTAATAAGAAAAATTATATTGGAAATGAAAAAACTTATGAAATGCTCGAAAAGGCTACAAATTTTGACTATATACTAACTTCAAATGAAAATCAAGCATTCATCTTAGAAGCCAACCTCATCTATGCACATAAACCAAAATACAATATAATGCTAAAAGATACACGAGTGTATCCATATATATTAGTTACGGATGAACAATTTCCAAAAATAAAATACGTTCGTACAAAAAAAGAAGAAAAAGGTAAATACTATGGGCCATACTCTGATGTGAAATTTGTAAAAGATGTTATCGAGGTACTACAAAGTGTTTATAAGATTAGAAGTTGTGATAGGGATTTAAGCAGAAAAAGTAAGCCTTGCTTCCTATACCATTTAGGCAGATGTTATGGTCCATGTTACAAGGACGTAGACGAGAAGGCATATCAAGAATCGGTGGAAAAAGTTAAAAAAGTTTTGTCAGGAGATATTGCAGAAGTAAAGAACTATCTTCAAAAATCTATGAAAGATTATGCCAAAATAAAAAATTATGAAAAAGCTGCTCAAATGCGTGACACATTGTTCAAATTAGAGAATTTGTTTGAAGAAGTAGCGGTTGAATACCAAAACGGAAAAAATATAGATATAATAATGTATGAATCCCCCGTTTATTTAGTTTTAATAGTAAGAAAGGGATATTTAATTTCAAAACTTTCCTTCACAATGGAGGGGACGTTAGAAGATTTCTTGTATCAATACTATATTGTAAGAAAGAATGAGCCGCCTTCTTTGATATCGACATTATACAATGAAGAAATTTCTCCAGAAATATTGGCTTTTCTGAAAGAAAAAGGCTTAAAAAGAATCGAAAAGATCGGTAAAAATTCTAAAATATATGAAATGGCTTATGCAAATTTACAAGAAGAAATCAAAAGGCAAAAAGATTTAAGTTATGCTTTAAAACAGGCTAAAGAGATACTTTCATTGAAGAAAGAACCTAAAATTATTGAAGGTATAGATATATCTCATTTACAAGGGTTGTATACTGTAGCTTCCTTAGTGCGTTTCGAAAACGGAAAGCCCAACAAAGAAGGATACAGGAAGTATAGATTGGATAATATAAAAGCTCCTGACGACTTCGAAAGCATTAGAACAGTAATAAAAAGAAGATATCAAAAACATGAATTACCTGATCTTTTATTCATTGATGGAGGAAAAGGACAGGTAAATTCAGCTGTAGAAGCACTAAAAGAAATTGGTTACTCTTTAAAAGATGTGGATGTTGTTGGTATCGCAAAAGAAGACGAAAGGATAGTTTTTCCAGGTGAGATGGACGATCTTCACTTGTCTTTGGATCACCCAGTGTTAAGATTACTTATATACGTAAGAGATGAGACGCACAGATTTGCTATAGGTTTTAACAGAAGTCTTAGAAGTAAACGGTTTGAGAAAACAAAGCTGGATGATATTTACGGTATAGGTCCAAAGAGAAAAAAAGAATTGATAAAGCATTTTGGAGGAGTTCAAAAAGTATTAGAGGCATCAACTGAAGAAATATCAAAAGTTGTTAAAAGTGAAAAAATTGCGAAAAGAATAAAAGAAAGTTTAGGAGAGAAATGA